A segment of the Lolium perenne isolate Kyuss_39 chromosome 3, Kyuss_2.0, whole genome shotgun sequence genome:
aGTCGTTGACACCGTTCtctcgccttccattgcaacaattccaagtgtgtcgcctagctttttatggccatcttcgcaagttgggtataacaatttgttgtgatcttctatcatcttgtcgaaggccaacctttccttttcagtttcacattctctccttgcatcagcaatggcctggccaagatcatcatcgcaGGCTCatcggtgcctcttgatcttctacttcattgtcttcattgccttctgcagtatcatcgtattcagggaaattgggataaccgtcatcatcctcttcctcttcgtcattgtcttccatcataacccctctttctccgtgcttggtccaacaatagtaactgggcatgaaaccggatcgcagaaggtggctgtgaatgagactcgagtgagcgtaatttacggtattcttgcagtccacacatggacaatacatgaagccaccatgtttgtttgcctccgccacggccataaaattatccaggcccgcagtgaactcgtcaaaccgtcggtcaatgtacatccattgccgattcatctgcatgatataattaagctgatcaaaaccattacagaacatcacgatgtatatatacacatgcattttatcaattgcagatgaaaaggataaagttgttaacctcgatgaagaagaaaaaagcaagttaagtgtggcttgatttgtgtaaactcaagtggcaaatcctcttaagcatttcatcgaacacctcttgtgcatgtgaagaagagaggaaagcaatacacccctcttgtgaagatagtgaaaaaatggctaagtgtggctcacacttgggcaggggcaaggttatatagccgtaGGGGGGTTTTGGACCcgttttgtaatacaaaccgggactaaagggttccccacgactgacacggcctgccgcgccctacggtggaccctttagtcccggtttgtattacaaaccgggtccaaaggccactacaggacaggccacagcgggtggggtcgtcctgggcagaaatgaaccgggaccaatgcccccattggacccggtttggttcagcactgggacatttgcttgggaccaaaggcctcttctccactagtgacaGGGATTATTGAATAATGTTAAACAGATTATTCTATTGGGAACTTCAGGAAGGATTTTAAATACAATGCATTTCAATACTAGGCAAATGCAACGCCTCCCTCTGGCTCACCCAGGACATAAAGCATCATCATCGAGCAGGTAACAAATAGTACAGATAGTTTATTTCGGTATATATTTCCAGTTCTGTTTTTACTTGTTAACTCTGAGTATGATTGAAGGCGCAAGGAATGTGTTGCAGTTTGCTGAAAATATTTCTGTTCAAATGTTGTAAATGTTATCTCCACTAATATACGAAGACCCAGAGAGTCCCATCCAACACAACTTAGCCGTACGATCAAAATATATAACGCCTCACATCTCTTCCACTCCCTCCTCTGCACTACCTCTCCACGAAACCGCCGCCGCCATGCACATGCCAGATCCCTCCTTCATTCTGTCGTGTGTTGGGGACACTGAAGCTTCGGCTAGTGCATCCTTCGGCTTTTCAGTGACCGGAATCGATGAGCGCCTCCCTCTGGCTCACCTGGCTTCAACGAGTGCCGGCTGGTCTCCGGTCTCCGAtctcctggaggaagccgaaggaAGCGGAAGGACGAAGCTGTCGTCGAGGCAAGAGGTGGGGAGGCAGTAGAGCGGGGGCCAGTTGCCGTCGGCGGCGGTATGAGGATACAGATGGAGCAAGTTAGTGgagatttttcttttctttctatgGGATAAGTGAGGAGGTTGAGTAGGGATGACTGAGGCTATTCTGGAACATTTCAGGTCGTCGGATATTTGTGGGTCGTGGGCCGTGGGCCGTGGGGTTTTGTTTCCGTGTCCTTTAAGTGCAAACCCCAGATCGGAAGATAACATTTATAAATGGGGGTGCAAAATTCGCAATGTTTCGATAAAATCATACGGGTATAAATCTTGTCAATTTGTTACAATTTTAATTTCATACATGCGGTGGTCTGTTAGGTTATCTGGTTTTTGATTTTATGCATTCATGGTACGATGGAGTGTTACATTTTCAAGGTGAGTATTTACGCCATGTTCATCTGTATACATTTTGCACGTAAGTTCTCTTGTATGACGGTTTCCTTCATTTGTATACATTTAGCGGAAAAAAATTacttaaaaaaacaaaataaaagtatTTATTACAGATTATCATACGTGCGTGGCACGTGCACCTTTACTAGTGGTAATAAACAGCACATGGTGGATATATACAAGCTTTCTCCAactattacaaaataaagtctaaaagataataTTTTTTCCGATTTAAAATAATTACCTAAAAATTACTAAATCTTCGAGGTATTCAAACAATTTCTTTTTACATTCAACGATTGTTCTCACTTCTCTGAAGACGGCCAAAGGTAGATAACAAATCATAGACTTGTAAATATCAATCAAAGTTCTCTCATAATTTTAATTTAAGCCGTAATGCCCTATATGCACACATGCAAGTGGCACAACCACTAAAGTAGTcaatcaacatcggcaagagtaagaCCTCAACACCATCATTGATGTGAGAAAGGAGATCTCATCATCAAACGAAagaccgaagatcacttattttAGACGATGCCATCGAGGAAAAACCAACAACACGGCGGTTACCAAAACCCTAACATAATCCACTGAAAACACTACTTTTATTTGAAACTACACGCATAGATCGGCTTTCTCACTCCTCCCAACGCTGGCAAAGCCGACTGGAGGAACTGATCTATGAAGGAGGCTGAAGTGGAGGCGACTAGGTTTTTCCAGAGGCGGCGGCTATCTCACGTCCAAATCAAAAAGAATGGATTTATTTTGTTGTAGATCGCAATTTGTCTGCCTATTGCACTACTTGACTGTTCAAACTTAGCTTCTGCCAAGGAACAGCCTGTCCACTTTTAGGGCCTATGTTTAGTAGGGTTTTTTAAATCCAACAATTGAGCAGAAATGCAAATCGATTATATTTTTAGAATTGTATATGGatatttaattaagaataggaaaaTCATAGGGTTCTTCACATGGAGTAGGTGTAAACTTGCTAGTTGAAATTCATTGCACTACCTTTAATGGGCAATCCCGTTATTCAGTGGTACAAAAATATATGGTATGATGAACCTAATGGAACAATTTTCGTCATGTAAATGATAAGTACTTCGCTATAAACTTGATCAAGCTTAAAACATCATAGCTTGCCCATAGTTTAAAAAATTGGACCGGTAAGTGAACCAGTGAAGCAACTACTTCACTGGTTCGCAGATTGGATCGCCGGTTCATCCGTTCGATGATGACAAAAATAAATTGAAAAAGGCATTATTTCTAATTACAATTTAAGAAAAATTTAGAACAAAATAACCATATAGGGTATATATAGAGTATACTTCAATACGTAATCATAAAACATGGTGGGTCCAAGTGGTATTATGCCTTATGTGGTCATATTTCTTCCTAGTTAAAGGTCATGAGTTTGATTCCTATTGCAACATCTTTTTCTCTCTTGGTTTTCTGTTGTTTGGACAGTTGCTTCTTAAAAAAATTGGTGAGGCCATCGGTTTAGGGTTTTCTCGGTCAAACCACCATAcggtccggtttttaaaactaCCATGTTATCAAGCCCTGCTTTTCTTTGAGTGAAGTGTCTATGCTTAGAGCATCTCaagccgtctccccgacgaggccctcaGGACGCCTTTTTTCATCCGGCACAGTCGTGcctccggttcctcgttttcgtccggattaggcctttcatccgtccggagagcccaggccatccccggcccctcggggagcgctcggggactccgaacGAGAGAAAAGCGGGGACGGGCCCGCTCTGTCGGCGAGAGAACAGACGAACCCCACCACTTTGTTGACGCAAATCTCTCCTCCCCTCCCTttgctctctcgccgccggcaccacccctcgGCAATCCGCTGATGGGTTGCCCAAACTCCGCTGTTCCTCCACCCAgcagcctatattccgccgttccTCCACCCTCTGCCTATTTTCCGCCGCCGGGCAGCTCCCTCGCGTCGCTCATCATCGACACGCCCGGCAGGTGTTCGTCCAACTGCCTGGCCGGACATGGActccgatgaggaggaggagcagatgttcgccgaGCTTCTTGAAGAAGAAACGGttgccgccgcccaagacgaggagcacctgATCATCCTCGCTTGCCTGTCCGGCTTGTACGCCGAGTCTGTCATTGGTCGCCGTGGTGGGTCGGCATCAGGTCACCGGAAGTGAAAGCCGAGGCGGCGAATGGAGGGTACTGCAtgctctacgccgactacttcgtcgATGATCCATTGCACAGTGAGGCTGTTttcaggcgtcgtttcaggatgagccagAAGCTCTTCCTGAAAATTGTGTATGCCCTTCGAGACTACGACTCCTATTTCAGATGCAAGTTGGATTGCACCGGCATGACAGGGTTTTCCGCCCTTCAAAAGTGCACTGTGGCTATGCGGATGCTGGCATATGGAGCTCCTGATGAttctgcagatgactatcttcggatggcagagtccaccgcccttgattgtttctatcgGTTCTGCAGGGGCggtgatagcagtgttcggggacttctacttgagatcaccgactgtcgaagacactgctaagatcctcgctgtcaatgaagctcgaggatttccagggatgcttggaagcattgactgcatgcattggaaatggaagaactgaCCGTTTGCCTGGCAGGGAatatacaagggtcacaaaaatggttgcactgtgatacttgaggtagtggctacccatgatctctggatttggcactccttctttgGTATGCCGGAATCCAACAACGATATCAACGTTTTGCAGTGCTCGCCGGTcttctccaagcttgttgagggtcatgctccgccggttaactttgtgatcaatggccggcactacaagggatactatcttgcagacggtatctatccaaagtgggcaacatttgtgaagactatctcaaaCCCCGGCCTTCCGAAGGAGCAGCAGTTTGCCAaggaacaagaagcttgccgaaaggatgtagagcgtgcatttggtgtcctccagcagagatttgttgTAGTCTGATTCCCCGCTTTGACTTAATCGAAAGATCAGATATGagaggtgatgaactgttgtgtgtgcttacGCAACATGAGTATCGAGGATGAACGGAAGCATCCGGTCCCTCTGAGCGAACAAGCTGCACCATAtgacagagagggtcctcttgcatagCCTACCACCAGGTGCCGGTATCGTGGGTTGCGCTCATCGCTATgcgtcaggagattcgagactccacaATGCATCACCAGCTGCAGGATGATCTAGTGGAGCACTTATGGATGATTCGAGGCAACaccaactagtttccatttgatttGTTTGAAAACTTGTCTCGTTTTTAAACTGTAACGTTTATTTATAAAAATAAGCTAAATGTTGGCAAAACTGGCCAAATTCGCGAGTTATGCATGAAATTTGCATCCAAGGATGTTTTTTTCTATAAAAAAAAGGCGAACCCCGGGTGAAGACGGCTGAAACTTCGACGCTCCCGGGCCAAAGTTACGTCCAATCCAGTGCTAAATAACACCGGAGCCAAAGTTATGTACAGTCCAGtgctaaatagcgccggatttcggcccGAGGAGCCCAACGGCTGGGATGCTCTTACAGTCGGCTGCCCGTGGGGCTGAGCGGCACTGCTTGCACCTTATAGCTTGTGAGAGGGCGGTTCCATGTTGTTTTTAACTTTTGATCCGTTGCACTACGGCAAGTTGCTTCCGCTTGATCACGGGACGGAGCTGGCCGCCGAGTCTAGATTTTTCTCGCGCTGGCTTAGCGAGTCACGTTACCAGAAATCCAGAACCACAAGCCACAAGCAAGCTGTAAACGTGACTGCCTGTTCTACAGTATGGTAGGGCGGGCTGCTTGGCCATCGCGTGAAGAAAATGAACACAAGGCAACAAGATCACCACCACcacttggaccaagcatggacatACCAGTTGATCACAGAACATACAAAACACAAATACTCCGTAAAATACATGAAATGCCACTTCAATACAAAAGAAGTGAATATGAAGCCGATGTTCAACGCCAACTAAACTAGCGCCACATGCACTTTGTTACAAGTAAACATGAAAGGTATCAAGGAGTATAATGTTTCATATGAGCTCCTAGGTTAGGCCTACAACTACAACGGATTCCTAACCACGGAGAACAAACAATGCAGCCACAAAACAGGGAAAAGAATGTATGGCAACAGAAAGTTTTTTTTTTAAGACAAGTTTTCAGTACTTGCAATCCAGCATATTCATGTGTGAACTAAAACCACAGCACTTACTATGGATCAGAGGTAGTACCAATAAACTATTAGCGAGAATTAAAATGGAGTCCTATCATAGCATACTGCAAACCCAGGCATGGTCGACCATAATTATACAAAACCTATCGCCATTACAATGGCCACATACCGtaagaacaaaaaaaaaatggtCAAAGGATTCTAAGGTTCTACACAGACTAGACACTCAAGAGTAACTAAACAGTAGCATGAAATCAATCAACGTGTAATGATAAAAAATTAACAGCTATGATATATCTAGCTATCTCTACCACATTCTAAAAAATCTCTCTACCAAGCGCTTGAAGACTATCTATGTGCATTGCTCAACTAACTGAAGCCTAACAATGCACACTTTCTAAATCAGTGATGACAAACATACAAATCAAAATCTTCATTGCCATTAGCTCACAGCCAGCAAAACATGCCTCAGGTATGTGTCATGCAGGCTTAAAGCAGCAATAACAGCCGCATAATCATATGCAAAGCATGTCATTTAAGACCCACGAAAGGCATGCATGGATAATCATCAGTTCATCACACCACAAGAATAACAGTTCTTCATAACATGTCCCACAAAAATAGGAGAACCAATTAATTCCAAAACAGATAAACAAAAACAAATTAGTTTTTCAAAACGCCAGCACACAATGTCACTAAACTAAAATCAAGTATACCAAGATTGCACTACAACATTCACTCAAATCTAAGCTGTACAGAACCAAATTCGGCTACTACTACATCCCAAAAAGATCAAGCAACTGTAAATGCCTCGAGAGATCAGTGAAATAGGTTAATAATAGATTGTAACATGTCACAAATCGGTTAAAAGGTACACTAACAGATCAGAAGCAAATTTAGTATAAGCACAAATATCTAGAGATGAAGCTGCAAACTGTCAACAACAATTTAACATAAGTAGCAATAACAGCCACATAATCATATACAGGCATGTAATTTATGCGCCAAAAAAATGCATAAACATGGATAGTCAATACGTAACAAGAACAGCACAGTTTTTCCAAAACATGCCACTCTAAAATTACGAGAGATAACAAATAGTTCcagaaaaaggaaaagaagaaAAACAAATTTATCTGATGTTAGGTAACACAAAAAACACAACAAGCATCATGAATGAACAGCAAATGTACTACCTCATGTTAGGAGAGAACCCATTTTTATAAATCAAGGTTTGTGGAAGAAGTACTACGGAAAATTAAAAATTACAGCTCCCAGTTTTAATAGACCAAAAAAGCACGCAAACCATATCGTTGCAGATGAGCACTTGATCTAGATCGGGAAGGTATAGTTTCTGCATTCAAACCTATAGAACAACATGCCACCCAGCATTAAGCACACCATGTTACCATGGCACCCAATTTAAATCATGTAGTACCTAGATTGCATTTCAACATTCCAAAATAAATTATGCAGTACCAGATTCCACTGCTAATACATCCCTCAGCTTCATAATATAAAACGTTTTGGCAAACTAATTTCATTTCGTTAATTGGTTAAACAAGGAATGTATCCAGATCAGAAGCAGTATTAGTGTAAGCACAAATATCTAGAGATGCGAACTGCAAACCATCAACAGCAATTTAATATAGGCAGCAATAACAGTCACGGAATCATAACCAGGCATGTGATTTACAATCCCATGAAAGGAATATGCTGGATAGTCATCAAGCCACAAGAACAGCACAGTTCTTCTAAAACATGTCACCCTTTAAAATGAGGAGAGAACTTAGTTCcaataaagaaaaaaaaacaagaacAAATCTATCTAAATACTAACACCTACAAAGAAACACAAAAAAACACAACAAGCTTCATGAGTGAACAACAAATATATCTCTCTCAAAGCACATTACCTATGTTACTTATGGGAGAACACTATTAAGAAATAGCTTCTTGTTTAAACAGACCAAAAGGCACACAAGACATGTTGTTGGAGATGAGCAAAAGAACAACATTACAAACACCATGGCACCCGGCCTAAATCATGAAGTTATAGTTTCATACAACTCATGCATTCGAACTTATAGAATAACATGCCACCCAGCAATACACACAGCATGTTACCATGGCACCCAATTTAAAGCATGTAGTACCAAGATTGTATTCCAAGACTCAACCAATCTAAAGTGTGCAGTACCAGAAGATTTGACTACTGCTATAGTATCCCACAAGCATCAAGCAACAGAGAATGCCTCGACAGATGAGTCAAGCAGGTTAATAATCGGTGGTAACATATCAAACAGTTAAAATCCTATCATGAATCGGTTAAAAGGGACTCAGACGCAATTTTAGTACAAGCAAGCAGACTCGTCTAGAGATGCAAACCGCAAACCGCAAACCATCAGTAACGATTAAAAGGATAGTGGATCAGAGAGGAGCGGGCCACATGAGTAAAGCCAGCAACCATAAACGATAAGATAACCAAGCATACAGCCTTGCTCGGTTCACAAAGTGTCGACAGACAGATTCACCGTCACCACCAAAAGCAACACGTAAAGTAGAAACAGCGACGAAACATAACCAACATCCAGGCACCTTGTTTGTGTAGTCTAGTATTAAGCAACTAATAATAACAACTCATAGAAGTCGTACTATTACTCTCTTCAGTAGGGTACTAGCAGCATGACCACCACGCAGGACAAACTCATCAAACCTTCCATAAGCTGTAGCAGAGCAAAACTTCCTGCGCACGGGAGCACCAGATCGATTACCTCTTGAGGCGGAGGTAGACGAGCACGACGGCGGCCGTGACGACGGCGCCAGCAGCAGCGCCCGCCGCCACGCCCTGCCACGCGACCCCACCGTCCTCCTTCGGAACGACGGCGTCCGGAGCGACCTCCCTCtcctcgacggtggcggcggaggcCTTGAGGGCGTCGATCTCCTCCTGGAGCTGGCGCTTGGCCTGGCGGACGGCCCCGACCTCGGCCTCGAGCTGCTCGCGCTGGCGCTGGTCCTCCTCGCGGTCGGCCCTCTTGCGGTCGAGGAGGGCCTGGAGGCGCTGGACCTCGGCGCGGAGCGCGGCGGCCTCGgactcggtggcggcggcggcgtgctcgGCGGTGGCGACGTCGTCGCGGGCCTGCGAGAAGAGGCCCTCGAGGCGGTGCGCCTCCGCGGCGAGGGTGGTGttctcgtcggcggcggcggcgagctggtcCTCGAGGGCGAGCTTGGTGGCGCGGAGGTCGTCGATCTCGGcgttggcggcgacggcggcgtaggacttggcggggtggacggggtccGCGAGGGTGACCTCCTCCGCCGCGACGGCGCCGTTGGGCGCGGCCTTGTCGACGGCGGTGGGCGAGGCGGGGGTTTCGGCGCCGTTCTCCATGGGGAATCGGTGGGGTTTGGTGGTTTGGAGGAGCGTGGTGCGTTGGGCGGCGGCGGTTGTGGGGGAAGGGTCTGGGAAAAAGGAGAGGCCTCTTTCGCCTCCTCTTTCTTTGTGATGAATCGCGCGTGCGTGAGCACGGAGGAAGTGTCTGGACGCGTGGCTCCGCTTTGCGTCCATGACGCGTGGGTCCGGTGGTTTGGGGATGCGTCGTGGCCACACCTGTCAGTGGGTCTCGACCAATGTGGGGAACGTGCGTGACGGCGACGGCGATATGGTGGGGCCCGGTGGCAGTGTCTGGGAGGCACTTGCGTGCTGAGGAGGTTGGTGCCGGGGGCGAAGTGGGGAAATGGAAGACGTCGTTATCGGGTCTCCTGGTAGTGCGCCGCACGCTATTGCCTTGCGGGCTGCGTCGCAAGCCCAACGCCATATGGGTCCGTGCCATTTCCGTTGGACCGCGCCTTCGCAACCCAAAACTTTGCCCCGCGCCTTTGTACCTCAAATTTTCGGCCCAATGCCACCacgaacagtaaaaaaaaaatagcAGCGTTTACATGTTGGCTCACAAAATTTGGCGGCGAAAACACATTTTGTGTGTTCTATGTAAAAAAGATTAAAAAAAATGTTTGATGAAAATTTCTTCACAAAAAATTATGTGCGAACATAGAATTTCTAGATATATCCGTACTTATTTTTACAATTTTTTGAAACATTACTATTTTTTTATGTAATGGATGCATTTATACACCTATGAGCTAAAGTGAATATCCGTTCAGTCTCTCACTTCCTGCAAAACAGGCGAGGCCTACTTTTTTTAGTGCAACAATTTTGCAGCCAGTTTTACTGTCCAGAGAGTAAAATGCACCCGAGTTTACATGAGTTTGGATGATTTCTTACTCGAATATTAATCTTTTGAACTTGTGTAGGGGCAGTTCCAATTCTCGATAAGTTGTTTATATCAGGTTCCGAAAACGGTTCGTTGACCGGTGCCATGTAGGCATTTTTTACAAGAAAAAAAAGCCTAGATAACTATCTATTTTGATCTCCATGCACCTCGTCATGTTGCCAACGTGGGCGACTTTCAAGTACAAAATATCAATTGTAGTACCTGTCAATACGGTTATCGAACTTACGAGGAGCTGAAGCTTTTCAGAAAAACGGCCAATCCTCTATGCAACAAGAGGATAACCTCAAGTGTGTAAATATATGTGACAACGTTTCCAGTAGCAGCATGAATAGATTTCTAAAATGGCATATATGAGCATCTTATCAAGTTTTATTTTTATTGAACggaacctaaaataggtgtagccATATTGCCATGCTAAAAAAAACTAATGATTGTTCATAAGGCTATTTGCATGATTACCTAGGGCTacattaagacataaatgtctAACCAttgcataaagttctaaggtcgcCAAGTTCTCTCGCAGATGCCGCTGGAGGAACGCCATCGTCCGGAGTGGGCACTGACTAGCCCGGAATGGCGCAGCGTCTTCCAGCAAGAGCGCGACGTCGAGGTCGCCAAGTCCGCCAGCCTTGACGTCGGGCGGTTCAACCGCACTGGCCGACGGAGCTGGTGGTACGGCCGCGACATCGGCAGGACGCTCGCGGCGTACATCTACCTGCCGCGGATCGACGACGATCTGCCTCGCTGGCCGCTCTACTCCCCGCAGGCGCAGCGCATGGCGATGTCGCCTACGCGCGCACCGGCATGGGCGGCATCGGGCGCTTCTCGATCCGGTTCGTCCGGGTCCAACAGCCCGCGCCGCGGAGCCGTACGCGAGGCTGTTCGATGGCGTCGTCATCTGCGGCGGACCGCGAGGCAGCTCCTCTACACCGATGAGAAGGACGACACCggtgaagaaggaggtgaagaaggaGGCGTGGGGCTCGCTTCCACGCGGGCACCTCGACCTTCGCTACCCCAAGGAGGAAGTCGTGCaccagccgccgccgtcgcaaaaGTGGTGGGAAATGGAGCTCAAGGCGCAGGCGGCCTACCGCGGCCCCGACGACCCGGATGACGCGCCGGAGCAGCACCTGCTCGTCGGCCGCTCCATTGATGAGGACTAGACCTACAACGTGTTGGAGGTGGAGCTCTGGTTCGCCAAGGACTCCAGCAACTTCGTCGGCCTCGCCCCGCCGCTCCaaaagaggaggaggacgtcgcGGAAAGTGGCGGCTACAACGCCTTCAACAGCTAGTTTATTTTTTGTATTGGCCGTCTTTTGTACAAACtcgctagaaatagaatgaaatcCGCTATCTTTTTCGTTTTCGAATTTGTCACTTTTTATCGAGGTCTCCGCTTGGGGTGCACCGGTGTGGGAAAACCTTCCCCAAATAGAGGTAAAAACTGAACCTCTTTCCCATCGAAACCCTAGAAGACGAGCACTCCATCTAATCTAGTCTAGCTCCCAAAGTACGGCAGCGCCGCCGACCGGAGGCGAAGGCAGCGGCAGCCGCAAGCCTCGCCCATGGATctggacgaaggagtacgcgaaggagaggaggcagaggggggctgtgggccccctccccacaaggcggcgcggccaggcctaggcccgcgccggcctatgggggggccccatggcggccctcctcggctcctccttttggctgatgccgtcttctggaaaaataagattttccatataattttcgtcaattgttgatcttccgaaatattgcattctgacggcgctttttccagcagaatcctgactccggtgcgcgattctccaataatcatgaaacatgcaaaatagataaaataacataagtatcacttctaaatatgaaatatatcaatgaataatggtaaattatgatatacaatagtgatgcaaaatggacgtatcactactcatcatgatatgtatgtgcattgtcatgccctctttatttgtcaattgcccaactataatttgttcacccaacatgctatttcttatcggagagacacctctagtgaactgtggaccccggtccattcttttaatcgaatacaatctactgcaatacttgttcttactgttcttcgcaaacatcatcttccacactatacatctaatcctttgtttacagcaagccggtgagattgacaatctcactgttacgttggggcaaagtactttgattgtgttgtgtaggttccacgttggcgccggaatccctggtgttgcgccg
Coding sequences within it:
- the LOC127343488 gene encoding uncharacterized protein, whose protein sequence is MENGAETPASPTAVDKAAPNGAVAAEEVTLADPVHPAKSYAAVAANAEIDDLRATKLALEDQLAAAADENTTLAAEAHRLEGLFSQARDDVATAEHAAAATESEAAALRAEVQRLQALLDRKRADREEDQRQREQLEAEVGAVRQAKRQLQEEIDALKASAATVEEREVAPDAVVPKEDGGVAWQGVAAGAAAGAVVTAAVVLVYLRLKR